From Paenibacillus sp. PL2-23:
ACAAAGGTTCTATAATCGGATGCCTGGGACAGACACTCGGCCAGTCGATCCCGGTCCTGGGCACCTCCCTGACCCTTGATTATGACAGTCAATTCGTCGAAGGGTACACGGCAAGAAGTGAAATTGAGCTTCCCGTTACAGATGGCAGACCTCTGTCAGACCGTCTGCAGTACGCCACGGTTACACTCATCGTGGGAGGACGCACGATTACGAAGTCCTACAGCTTAAGCTCGTTAAGTCAGAACATCAAATTTAAATTCACGTGGGATGGCCTGGATCGTTACGATCGGAAGCTGGTAGGCCAACATCCTTACAAAGCCGTTGTCACTTACCATTATCCGCAGAACATGTATGTGGGCAAGCTTCCCGGATCAGGGGGCGGAGGGGGCTCTGGTTCAGTAGGAGCCGGCACAAGCTTTGGAAAGTCGCTCAGCAAGGGTCACGTAATGATGGGTTATTTCCGCGAAACCCGGGGGAGCGCCACCTTGAACCGTGAGTTTCAAGGGTATATGACAAGTCCGTATAACCCATATCAAGAAACGGGCATTGCCGGATGGAAGATAAGCGCGCAGGATTTATTGCTGAACCTGGAGCAGGGCACGGTTACGGAAGAGCTTAACGAAAAGGATCAGGGTATTGCTTTTGGCGTTTTCCCGAGCAGCATATTTGGTCCAGACGGCAGCTATTACGTCCGTAAAGACGGCAATATTGTAAGGATAAAGCCGTTTGACCAAGGGGTGGAGGTAGCTGCTGCACTGCGCTCCCCAAGTGACGAGCTAATTGCCATGGCGACCGACGGCACCATGTTTGCAAAGGATCCACTTACCCAGAACGTGTACCGCAAGGAGGCGGGGCAGTCCGAGTGGAAGCATTTTGCAGGGAATGGTACGGAACGTCCAATTGGCGAGAAGCAATATTACCCAGACGGTACGGCGGCCACCTCCATCTCTTGGAGCAGGCAGTTCAATGATTACGAGGTCGGACCGGATGGCAAGCTGTATTTCCTTGATAATTATGTATTATACCGAGTGGATCAGAATGGCCTGATGTTCCCGTACGGGGTGGAAGACGAAGCTGTACGGTCAGACAATTATTTGGGTAAGGGAACAACTACAGGGCCCGGTACGAAGGAGAACATCGGTGAGGTCATGTCAGTCGAGATCGGGAAGGACGGCACGATCTATGTCCTGCAGGGCCATAAGATCAATCCTTGTAAGGTTGGCTGTGAAGCTAGAGGCTTGTTCGTATCGCAGATTAAGTCCATTGATCCAAACGGCGAGATTCGGGTTGAAGTCGGCGTGCCATTCGCCTCTCGCTGGGAAGACGAGGTAATGGCCCAAAGCTACAATATTCAAGATGGGGTTAAAGCGAGTGAAGCTTTGTTCAGCACTTTATCGTTCGAGCGGGATGAGGAGGGCAACTTCTACTTTGCTTTTGACGCATCGAGCAATATATTTCAGGCGATTTACAAGGTAGATACGACTGGGACCATCAGATTGTTCGACCCCAAAGCCATTGTCACCGCCAAAAATACGACAGCAAGAGAAAATCATAAGGCACCGGATTCGGTGGACGTCAGACTGCTGCAGGCAGGGCCGGAGGACCAGGTCCTACTGTATACTAGACCAACCAACTACGAAACAATGGTATTCCGTACGTTCAAGGGGGTTGGCAATGCAGAGGGCACATTATCTCTTCCGGATGCTAGCGGTATGTACGCCGGTGTATATGATTTGAGCAATGGCCGTTTAGTTCGAACAGCGAGCGCGTTAACGGGCAAAACTCACTTCACATATGAGTATGACACTGCTGGCCGTCTAGTTGGCATGAGTGATTTCAAAGGAGAGACTGTGCGGATTAATCGTAATGACAGCGGTACGCCGGTGGAAATCATAAGCCCATACGGACAAGTGACGAAGCTTAAGGTGGAGAATGGCCAGCTGACCGAGGTGACGAATCCTGCAGGGGAAAAGTACCGAATGATCTATAACGAGAAAGGCTTATTGAAGCAATTTATTAATCCTGAGAATCAAGTCAAAGGCTACAGTTATAGCGGGGATGGACGCCTTGTGCGGGCGGAGACAGCCCGAGAGGGAGTCAAGACGCTGCAGCGTACCGAGCATGACTACGGCTATGAAGTGCTTGTCACGGACCCAGACGGCAGGACGACAACTTTCACCGTCCGTGAGTTGATTGGATTCCGGTCGGTGACGATGAAGAATAGTGACGGAGCCGAAATATCAACCAATGCATCCGCCTCCTTGACGACTAAACGGTATCCGGATGATGCCGTGGACTTCATGACCTTTGCTCGCGACATGCAATGGGGCGAGGAATATGTGACACAAGTCCGCACCTTAACACATGATCGTCAGGAGGTGCTTCGGACGATTAAGCGCGAGGTGACGCTTGCCAACGATTACGATCCGTACAGCATTGTCTCCATGAAGACGACGACGACGCTCGAGGGCGGCTCGACGACTCGGGAATATTTCCCCAATGATCGCAAGGTTGTCCTGACTTCAGCGACAGGGCATCAGGTCGTCTACTTCTTGGATGAGTGGGATCGCACCATTCGGATGGAAGAGCCGGGAACGTCGATCGCTCCGATTCTGTACACGTACGACGAGCGCGGGCGTCTGAGCCGCATGGAGCAGGGGTCGCAATTCCAGCAATACACGTACAACAATCGCGGGCTGGTGGAGTCGGTAACCGACGCGGCTGGCTTCACGAGAACGTACCAGTACGATGCTGCGAACCGGCTCGCAGCCATGACCACACCGGGGCAGAAGCAGTACCAGTACGGGTATGACGATGCGGGGAATCAAACCTCGTTGACGATGCCGAATGGAGATTCGATCCATCAGGGCTATAACGCTGACGGGCAATTCGAGAGCCTGCGCTTCGGGGACGAAGCAAGCGCCTTGACCATTAGCCGTACAGCAGGCTCTACCAAAGACCTCTCCACCCTGTGGAGCGGACGGACTATCGACTATACGACCGAGGGGATGAATCTGGTGTCCGTAGAGGATGAAGCTCTGCTGCGGGAGTATACCTATGATCCGGATGAGATTCTGGGCCGTGTCCGGACGATTGATACCGTGACGAGCAATGCTCATGCGGATCAGCAGAGTCTGTCCTACCAATATCATGGCATGCATGTGACTGCCGCTGCTTTTACCGGCGATGCGGAAGGCCAATTCGCCTATACGAACAATAAGTTTGGTCTGATGACCGGCATGACGGCCACGATCGGCGATTTCACGTATGACATGCAGGTGGTCTATAACAAGGATCATGAGATTACGCAGATGGGACCCTTCCAATACCAATACACCGGTCCCAATAAGCGGCTCGGGGCCATTCGGGATGGCAAGCTGCATATAGACCGCAGCTACGATGAGCTCGGCCGTATCGCCGGAATCACGTACCGAATCGGGGCTCAGGAGATTTATCGTACGGCCTACACGTATGACCTTCGCAATTACCTGGCTGCGAAGACGGTGACGTCGGACGGACGAACGGAACGATTCCTGTACACGTACGACGCGGACAGCCAGCTGACGGATGTGACAAGAGAAGTGAATGGCAGCCCCTCCATACAGGAGCATTACGAATATGACGACAACAAGAATCGTGTCGTCCGCGAAGTGACGGGAGCGGGGCGTGAAGCCAGCACATACGGGCCATTCGACGAGCTGGAGCAAGCTGGCTCCGCATCGTATGCATTCGACGAGGACGGCTATCTGACCCGCCGTGGCGAAGATACGTTCCGTTATGCGCCAGGAGGAGAGCTGCTGGAGGCGACGGCGAACGGCGATTCCATCCACTACACGTACGACGGGCTGGGCAGACTGACGGCAAGGGAGGATACCCAGGGCAAAACCCAATACTTGTACGGGAATATGAATCAGCAGCGATCTGTCAGCGCGGTTGTAGCACCAGACGGGACCATTACCGTATACAACTATGATCTCAATGGATATGTCATGAGCATGGAGCGCGGCGGCGAGACGTATTATGTCATAACCGACCAAGTCGCTACGCCTGTGCAGGTGCTGAATGACGAGGGCGAGACTGTGAAGGCTATGCAGTATGACAGCTTTGGCCGGCTGCTGAGCGATTCCAACCCATCGTTCCGTCTGGATATCGGCTTCTCCGGCGGCATTGCCGATGAGGATACAGGACTTGTCCGGTTCAGCACTCGAGATTATGATACGTTATCGGGACGCTGGACGGCGCGCGACCAGATCTTCTACGAGAGCGGCCAGGCGAACATGTACGCCTACGTCAACAACAATCCTATTATTGTGCGCGATCCCTGCGGCCAGGCGTGTATCGGCGGCTCTCTCTACGAGGGCATCGGCGGAGGCGTCAAGCTCTGCTTCAGCGATGAAGGCGCAGCGATCTGCGGTGAGATTGGCGTGGGTGTAGGCGGCGGCATTGACATCAGTCCGTTCGAGGACCTGCCTTCCACACATGCGGCCTTCGAGATCGGCGTCAAGGTGAAGGCTGGCGCCGCTGCCCTCTCTGGCGGCTATGAGTGGAAGCAGGAGCAGGGCGCGCCATGCGTCCAAGGGGCGCCGAAGCTGTCGCTCGGCTTCGGCCCGCTGGAATACGACGCGATGACCTTTACGGAATCCAAGGCATCCGGCACGCCGGGGGATAGGGGCAAGAAGGTGAACGATCTGATCGGCAAGCAGTTCGAGGAGCATAACAACGACGGCTGGAATATGAAGAACGGCATCGAAGCGTCGGCGAAGCTGAAGGGCTGCAAGGCTAGAAAGTGGTAAGTGTCAAGCGTTAAGCGTCAAGGAGGAGAACCGCCCGGCCAACCGGGCGGTTTTTTCCGTTGTTGCGCCCAATAACGATCTGACGTGTGGCTATCGGGTTTTGGGAGAGCTGGTGCGGCTCTATAACGACACGTGGGATTGCTATTGCACCTCAATTGCAGCTAATTCGAGCAATAACGATCTGACGTGTGGTTATCGGGGGGCGGGAGGGCTGGTGCGGCTCTATAACGACACGTGGGATTGCTATTGCATCTCCATTGCAGCTCATTCGCGCAATAACGATCTGACGTGTGGCTATCGGGTGCTGGGAGGGTTGTTGCGGCTCTATAACGACACGTGGGATTGCTATTGCATCTCCATTGCAGCTCATTCGCGCAATAATGATCTGACGTGTGGCTATCGGGGGGCGGGAGGTGTCAGTTATTGTAGTCTACACTCATTAGAGATAAAGTGAGAAGAAGATAGAATAGACGAGACAAAGGAGGCGCCGCCATGAAGGACAACAATTATTACGGCACGTTTATTGAAGTGAGTGAGGACTGCCCCGTAGCGGAGGCCGAAATTCCGAAAGCGAGAGGCGATGCGAAGACCGTGCCGGTTCTGCAGTACGAGATGATCGCGAACCATCCTTACCGGTACACGCAGGAAGACGTGTTATTCGAGGTTTACGCCATTCGCAGCGGCATTGCCGAAGAGCAAAAGCCAGCTTCACGCGCGGCGTTTTTTTCCAAGGGACAGCCCTGTCTGCGCACATCATCGCTGGGCAAACGATATGGCTGGGGCTTGCATCATAATGCCTAAGGCAAAGTTGCTTTGTTCGCCGTTGAATCCGATGAATACAAGGCGTTCGCCAAGGACGAGAGCTTGAAGCGGGTCAAAGCGATGCGATCCAGCCGGGCGTAATTGGTATGATGCTCCGTTGAAGAGCGGCGGCTGTCCGCTTGCGGTCCAAAGCTTCGTTATAGAGCGGCGCCGGTAGTGTCATGCTGTTCTTGCTCCCTCTTCATATGCTTTAATGAGAGGAGTAAGGATTGGAGAGCATGTAGACAAGAATGACGGAAGTGAGACGCTATGAAAAGAATAACCATAGGCTTGTTCGCTCATGTCGATGCGGGCAAAACGACCCTTGCAGAACAGCTTTTGTACCATACCGAAAGTATTCGGACGAGGGGGCGGGTCGATCATAAGGACGCGTTCCTGGACAGCCATGACATCGAACGGGCCAGAGGCATAACCGTGTTCGCCGATCAGGCGATGATGGACTATGAAGGCGCCCGGTATTATTTGATCGATACGCCTGGTCATGTCGATTTTTCCCCGGAGATGGAACGGGCCGTCCAGGTCATTGATTACGCCATCATAATTGTAAGCGCGGTGGAAGGCGTTCAGGGCCATACCGAAACCGTCTGGCAGCTGCTGCGCAAGCAACAGGTGCCGACGTTCTTCTTCGTGAACAAGACCGACCGGGTTGGAGCGGACGCGGAGGGGGTTCTGCAGGACATACGGCGCCAGTTGACCGGTGATGTATGCTCCATGACGGAGTGCTTCGCCGGCGGCCTCATAGGGGAGGAGCTGCGCGAGTTTATGGCAGAGCGGGACGAGAAGCTGCTGGATGCCTATCTTGCAGGGCGGAGCGACTCGGATTTCTGGCTGGAAGCGCTGCGGAGAATGGTGAGCGACAGCCGTCTCTACTTATGTGCGCACGGCTCGGCGCTGCAGGACACGGGTGTGGCGTCATTTTTGGAGCAGCTGCATCTGGTATCCACTGCCCGCTTTGACGAGAACGGCTCGTTCGGAGGCCGCGTGTACAAAATCAAGCATGACGCGAGCGGCGTGAGACACACGTATATCAAAGCTTTAAGCGGCCGGCTGAAGGTGCGGGAGCAGCTCCAATATGACAGCGGCGGGATTCAATACGACGAGAAGCTGACCAGAATTTGGCTCGTCAATGGCGCCAGATCCCAGCAGGTGGAGCAGGTAACGGCAGGCGATTTGTTCGCGGTTGTGGGCTTGTCTGCGGCGGAAGCCGGACAAGGATTAGGTCTGGTCACGGACAGGCTTGCCTACGAAACGGAGCCGACACTGCAGTCGAAGGTACAGTTCGACACATCGCTGCATGTGCAGCAGGTGCTGGGGGCGTTCCGTATTCTGAATGCGGAGGATCCCTCTCTGAATGTCGTCTGGGAGGAGCAGCTGCAGGAGATACATATTCGGGTCATGGGCGTCATTCAGCTGGAGGTGCTGGAGCAGCTCGTGAAGGAGAGATTCCAGTTCCATATCTCCTTCAGCCAGCCGGAAATCTTGTACAAGGAAAGCATTCGCTCGGCGGTAACGGGTTATGGGCACTTCGAGCCGCTCCGGCACTATGCCGAGGTCCATCTCTTGCTGGAGCCGGGAGAGCGGGGCAGCGGGTTGCAATTCGAGAGCAGCTGCCATCCGGAGGTGCTTGGCTACAGCTATCAGAATCTGATCCGGACCCATCTCTACGAACGGGAGCATCACGGACTGCTGACAGGCAAGCCGATTACGGATGTGAAAATAACGCTGCTGCGAGGCGCCGCGCACAACGAGCATACGCATGGGGGAGATTTCCGCGAGGCGTCATTCCGCGCGCTGCGGCAAGGCTTGGAGAAGGCCGATAATCTGCTGCTGGAGCCTTATTACCATGTCAAAATCAAGGTAGGCATCGACGACATGGGTCGGGTGCTGTCGGATATACAGCGCGCCTCCGGCACGTTCGAGCCGCCGCAGACAATGGAAGGCAGCCATGCCATCATCACGGGAAGGGTGCCCGTGTCGACCTTCATGGATTACAGCACCGAGCTTGCCTCCTTCACGCATGGCCGAGGCAGCATCCGCTGCACCTTCAGCGGCTACGACCTTTGCCACAATGCGGAGGAGGTCATCGAGCGAATCGGCTATCGCAAGGAAGCCGACCCCCTCTACACCTCCTCCTCCATCTTCTGTGCCAAAGGCGCGGGCTACTCGGTGCCATGGGATGAGGCGGAGGCCAAGATGCACCTGCTGTAATCATGAGCACGTCAAACAGCCCGCTAGCTGACTAGCGGGCTGTTCGACGTGCTATGGCGCTCCTGTCTGTAGACAGCTTGTGCTGTACTACTCTTGAATGGAGATATGTTCGGCGTCGACGCTTACTGCCTCCGCCCGGAGGACGGTCTTGAAGAAGGAGACGGGTACATAGGTTACGCCGCCGGACAATACCGGAGCTGTGCCGAGCCGGAAAGGAGCCATCTTGGCGTACAGATATTCGTCTTCACCAATTTGCAGCGAGATGACGGGACCTACGCGAACCGTTCTTGTCTCGGCTTCCCACGTCAGCTCATAACCGAGAGCTTCGGCTGCTGCGCGGAGCGGCACCATAACCGTCCCGTTCTCGTGCAAGTAAGCGCTTGGCGCTGTGATGGCTTGACCATTAATCAGCAGCAGCTTCTCCTCCACGTTGCCGAGATCGGTAATGATCACGTCCTCCTCGGCGCTCACTCCTTGCTCGGGTTCATCCTTAACAGGAAGAACAGTCACTTGCTCCGGCGTCGTCTGAGCCGGAATGCTGCGCGTGACAGGTCCATAGACGACAACAAGATCACGGCCTGCAAGCTCGCCTTCATAAGCCGTTCCGTCCGTCTGAAGGATAGTTGTTTCCTCGGATAAGTTCAGCTTCAGCGATCCGTCAGCGCTGACCAGATTCTCGTCAAAAGAATCGACCTTCACGTTCCGTTTGTCGTCCGCAAGCGCAATGGCGACTGCTGTATACTGAGGCGGATAGATCATAATGACGGGCAGACTCGCGTCGTAGAAGGCGATAATACTGGAGCCGACGGCCAGCTCATCCAGCAAGTAGGTCTGCTCCGACATGATCAGATTCGTGATGCTGCCATCCTCTGCTTCCAGCGTTACCATCTCCATATCCTCATTCAGGCCATAAGGCTCGATGGCTTTAATGATGCCCGTTACGGACATATAATGTGAAGCCTGCTCCTGCTCTGTTTGCTCTTGCTCGACATTTGCCATGATCGGCTTAATGGACACCGGGTCGGTGCCTCCTCCGTTCGCGAAGACAGCGGCGCCGGTAGATATGGACAGTACGGCCACGGATAAGGTGCTTAGCAAGGTTTTTCCCATTTTGTTTGTCATCGTAATCTCTCCCTAGTCTGAATATGAGTTAGTAGCCTTCCTTCCTATTCTGACGAGGGAAGCTCACAAAAGGTTGCTGGGGAGATTAGAGTATGACGACAAAGGTTCGCCATTAGATCGTTCAGGCCGTCTTGCCTTACCGGAATACTAGAATTCCTCCACGCAAAAAACCCCCTAAGGGATGAGAGCCTTGTCCAAGGACAAGCTTCATTCCCTTAAGGGGATGGATTTACAGATGTGACTGTTCTGTGATATGCTTAAAAAATCTATATGTCGATATATTAGCTAAAGGCGAAGTTAGAACATTTTATTTACACTTTAATCTTACCATGAGATCTCGTGAGATGTCAAATTTAAATTTTTAACCCCAAAAGGAGTGTGCGCAGTCGATGATCGACGCTAACGAATGGAAGCGGGAGCAGGAGAGGCTGGAGCTGGTAACGGAGCTATTGAGGAAGCGGATAGCGGACTTGGAGCCGGAGGTTGCGGGTCTGAGGGAGCAAGTGACAGACATCCGCAAGCAGTTCTGGGAGGAGGTCACCGTTAACACGAGCACCAACGAGGATTTCGAGGAAACCTTCTACAGCATTAAACAGCAGGAGGCGCTGTTGTCGGAGCGGGAGCGAGGCCATCGGCTGCGAGTGCGGCAATATAACAATATGAATCGCCTGCTGCCATCGCCATACTTCGGGAGAATGGATGTGGAGGAGGAGGGCGCCGAAGGCAGGGAAGCCGTCTATATCGGTGTAGCGTCCTTTGTTGATGAGGAGGGTTTAAGCTTCCTCGTGTATGACTGGAGAACGCCGATTGCCAGTCTTTATTATGATCAATCGCCGGGAGCCGTCTCCTATCAGACGCCTGGAGGGACCATTCACGGCGTGATGCACTTGAAGCGACAATACCTGATACGCAACGGCCAACTTCGGCATGTATTCGATACTAGCGTCACGATTGGCGACGAGCTGCTTCAGCAGGCGCTTGGCCAGGGCGCCGACGCACAGATGAAGAGCATCGTGGCGACGATTCAGAAGGAGCAGAATGCCATTATTCGCGACGATCGTAGCCGCATGCTCATCGTTCAGGGAGCGGCAGGAAGCGGGAAGACGTCTGCTGCGCTGCAGCGGGTGGCGTACCTGCTGTATAAATACCGAGAGCGGCTGACAGCCGATCAGATTGTATTGTTTTCGCCGAATCCGATGTTCAACAGCTACGTGTCGACGGTGCTTCCTGAGCTTGGCGAGGAGAATATGCAGCAGACGACGATGCAGGAATATATGGCTAAGGGGCTGGGTCCCTCCCTGCGTCTAGAGGGACCGTTCGAGCAGCTTGAATATGTGCTGTCTGCGCAGGAGACGCCCCCGTATGCCGCCAGGCTGCAGGGCATTAAGTACAAGTCGTCGGAAGCGTTCCTCGAGGCGCTTCAAGGCTACGCGAACTGGCTTTGCCGGGAGGGTATGACCTTCAATGAGCTGCGGTTCAGGGATCGTGTGCTTATCTCGGCAGCGCGAATGTCCGCGCAGTTCTACAGCTACGACAGTTCGGTTAAGCTGGGCAATCGCGTCGCCATGCTGCGAGAGTGGCTGCTGGGTGAGCTGGCAGTGCTGGAGCGCCAGGAGCGGGGGGCCGACTGGGTGCAGGAGGAGCTGAGTTATCTCGATAACGAGCATTACAACGAAGCGTACCGTACATTGCTGAACAAGCATGAGCAATCGGAAGCCTTGTTCGACGATATCACGAAGCAGTATGTTGATGCATACGAGAGGCTCGAGGGTCCTAAGATCGGCGTGGAGAACGTCTACGATTTCGCTGATCAGGAGGAGGAGCTGCTGCGCCGGAGGATCGTGAAGGAGCAGTTCGGCCCGCTGAGACGGGATGTCAGACGGTATAAGTTTGTAGATAGTCTTGCATTGTACGGCCAGCTGTTCCAAGACGCGGATGCCTATCGAGTCATGACCGGCATGACAGACGTGCCGGAGCATTGGGAGGCGATTGGCCTGCAGACGCGTGAGAAGTTGGCTCGGCATGAGCTGTTCTATGAGGATGCCGCTCCGTTTCTCTTTGTCAGGGAGCTTGCGGAGGGCGTGAGAACCCATACTGAGGTGCGGCATGTGTTCGTCGATGAAGGCCAGGACTACTCGCCCTTCCAATATGCCTTCCTTCAACGGCTGTTCCCGCGCGCCCGTATGACAGTGCTTGGCGACTTTGGCCAAGCGATCTTCGCTCAAGCGACCCAGTTGCATCAGCATGACTCGCCGCTTGTCCGTCTCTACGGTGAAGAGGAGACGTCCTTCATTAGGCTCGTTCGCAGTTACCGCTCCACACGGGAAATTGTGGCGTTTACAGGAGCGATGCTGCCTGGAGGCGAAGACATTATACCGTTCGACAGGAGCGGAGGGAAGCCCCGCCTGTGTAAGCTCGAAGGAGCTGAAGAACGGGTGATGCGTGTCCGTGAGGATCTTGCGTTGCTGCAGGACGAAGGGTTTGTTTCCATTGCAGTGATTGCGAAGACGGCGGCGGAGAGCCGGGAAGCCTGTGAGGCGTTAATGGCCTGTGGCGTCCAAGGCGCACGCCTGATTACAGAGAAGACGCTCACGTTCACAAAGGGCATCGCGGTTATTCCCGCTTATCTGGCCAAGGGCGTCGAGTTCGACGCCGTGCTGATCTGGGACGCATCCTCCCGCAGCTATAACCGAGAGAGTGAGCGTAAGCTGTTCTATACAGCTTGTACGCGCGCCATGCACCGGCTTCTGCTCTACGGGACGGGAGTATGGACGCCCTTCGTGCAGGAGCTGGATCGCTCGCTGTATGACGAATGGGAATGGAGCTCTGGAGCTTGAAGCGGGATATGTCCTGATGCTATATACAGATAAACAAATTGTTCTTGACAGAGGGCGGGGAATGCCCTAATATATTCGATAGTTTGAATATCCGAGAGATGATCGGTATGGGCCCCAGCAGGCGGTTTCGTATGAGCAGCTGAATAATTGCGATTGTTCAGGTGAACATACAGAGGAGAGCGCGGGGATCAGATTGAAGCAAATCGGTATACGGCTTCCCTTGTCATGGGGGTGTGGCTGTATGCCGTTTTTTACCACAATAGAATTTATAAGTTTTCGAGCATTCGAAAACGGAAATTCTATTTGGCGATAAATCCTACATCTAAACACGGTCGCTCATCTCTGAAAGGCCTCGATAGAGGATTTCTCATTGGGGGTGAAGGAAGTGTCGAAGGGCCGGATGGAGTCGGATATCAGCAAGGCGCTGACCCAGTGGGAGAAGGATTATCTGGGACGCGGATCGGTTACCGTCAAGACAGACATCCTGCGGGATATGGTGATTGTCATGCTGAGAGGGGTCCTGTCCCCTGCGGAATATAAGCTCGCCGAGACGCGAGAGGGCCTGCTGACGGTGAAGAAGATGCGGTCTGAGCTGGTGGAATCGGGTGTCTCAGAGCTGGCAGGCATTATCACTCACTTGACGGGGCTTGAGGTGCTGTCGTTCCATACAGACTTAAGCGCCAAAACGGGCGAGCGCATGATGGTATTCAGGCTGTCGGAGGACGTGGAGAGAAGTCTGTCCTCGTAACGCAGTTCATATCGGGAGATGAACCAAACAACCGGAAGGCTCCGGTTCGTTGGACATAAACCGGCTGCTTCATGCAGAGCGACAAATAATCAGAACCGCTGATTATTGGATCGCGCTGCTGAAGTCAGCCGGTTTTTTTTGAGCCATTTTAGTGAGGAGAGTGTCAACGTGAAAGAGATTATTATGCAAAATATGTTGTCGCCGGTTGTCCTATTCTTCGCTCTGGGCCTGCTTGCGGCGCTTGTGAAGTCTGATCTGAAGATTCCGCCGGCGATAGGAGAAATCCTGAGCGTCTATCTGCTCATCGCGATAGG
This genomic window contains:
- the helD gene encoding RNA polymerase recycling motor HelD, with protein sequence MIDANEWKREQERLELVTELLRKRIADLEPEVAGLREQVTDIRKQFWEEVTVNTSTNEDFEETFYSIKQQEALLSERERGHRLRVRQYNNMNRLLPSPYFGRMDVEEEGAEGREAVYIGVASFVDEEGLSFLVYDWRTPIASLYYDQSPGAVSYQTPGGTIHGVMHLKRQYLIRNGQLRHVFDTSVTIGDELLQQALGQGADAQMKSIVATIQKEQNAIIRDDRSRMLIVQGAAGSGKTSAALQRVAYLLYKYRERLTADQIVLFSPNPMFNSYVSTVLPELGEENMQQTTMQEYMAKGLGPSLRLEGPFEQLEYVLSAQETPPYAARLQGIKYKSSEAFLEALQGYANWLCREGMTFNELRFRDRVLISAARMSAQFYSYDSSVKLGNRVAMLREWLLGELAVLERQERGADWVQEELSYLDNEHYNEAYRTLLNKHEQSEALFDDITKQYVDAYERLEGPKIGVENVYDFADQEEELLRRRIVKEQFGPLRRDVRRYKFVDSLALYGQLFQDADAYRVMTGMTDVPEHWEAIGLQTREKLARHELFYEDAAPFLFVRELAEGVRTHTEVRHVFVDEGQDYSPFQYAFLQRLFPRARMTVLGDFGQAIFAQATQLHQHDSPLVRLYGEEETSFIRLVRSYRSTREIVAFTGAMLPGGEDIIPFDRSGGKPRLCKLEGAEERVMRVREDLALLQDEGFVSIAVIAKTAAESREACEALMACGVQGARLITEKTLTFTKGIAVIPAYLAKGVEFDAVLIWDASSRSYNRESERKLFYTACTRAMHRLLLYGTGVWTPFVQELDRSLYDEWEWSSGA
- a CDS encoding DUF2294 domain-containing protein; the encoded protein is MGVKEVSKGRMESDISKALTQWEKDYLGRGSVTVKTDILRDMVIVMLRGVLSPAEYKLAETREGLLTVKKMRSELVESGVSELAGIITHLTGLEVLSFHTDLSAKTGERMMVFRLSEDVERSLSS